One Candidatus Nitronauta litoralis genomic window, GAGTTCCATTTTCGTAGCACCATTCCAGGATTTCCTCGTCACCCTTTCCGGCTTCAACCTGAGCAGCCACATCGCTGTATTTCACACCAAGAAACTTGCAAAGATATCCATCCATTCCCTTACCGAGACGTTCTTTATAGTCGTCTGGCAGGTCACCACTGAAATTCAGCCAGATCTTATCGACCATCCTGGCGAAATGATACATACCACCAATAGTGTCTAACGGACTGCGCGGGTAGGCCATGACACACCTCCTGAATTCAACCAGCTTTGCCTTTCTTAACCATTTTACCCCAGGTGTCTTTCAACGTCACGGTGCGATTGAACACAAGAGTGCCGGGTTTGGAGTCCGGATCAACACAGAAATATCCCATCCTTAAAAACTGGAAACGCTCTCCTGGCTTGGAGTTTTCAAGTACAGGCTCTACTTTCGCGTTTTTTATAACCTTGAGCGATTCCGGATTAAGACCGTCTTTCAACTCCGGACAAGCTTTGGTATCCCAGGGTGCTTCATGCGTGAAAAGATGATCGTATAATCTCACTTCGGCATTGACCGCATGTTGCACCGACACCCATTGGAGGGTGCCTTTGATCTTGCGCCCGTCTTTGGGGTTGCCGCCTCCGAAGGTATCGGGATCATAACTGCAATGCAGTTCAACAATATTGCCCGCTTCATCCTTGATCACTTCATCGCAACGAACAACGCAGGCGTGCTTGAGTCGAACTTCTTTGCCAGGTGACAGACGGAAGAATTTCTTCGGTGGGTCTTCTTTAAAATCGTCCCCATCGATATAGACCTCGCGACTGAACGGCACCTTGCGGTGACCATCGGCTTCATTTTCAGGATTATTCTCGGAATCGAATTCGTCGACCTGCCCTTCCGGGTAATTGGTGATAACGAGCTTCAGTGGATTGAGTACGGCCATCACGCGATGTGCGGTCTTATTGAGTTCTTCGCGTAAACAGTGTTCGAGTTGTGCGATTTCCACTGTACTGTTCGCCTTGGCCACGCCAATCCGATCACAGAAATCACGGATGGATTCTGGTGTATAGCCGCGTCTCTTCAGTCCGGAAATAGTCGGCATACGGGGATCGTCCCAACCGCTGACAGTCCCCTCGTTGACCAACTGGATGAGCACCCGCTTGCTCAACATCGTGTAAGACAATTGCAGCCGCGCAAATTCGTACTGTCTCGGATGAAACACATCGAGTTTATCCAGGCACCAGTCGTAAAGCGGGCGGTGGTCTTCAAACTCCAACGTACAAATGGAATGCGTGATATTTTCAACCGAATCACTCTGCCCGTGTGCCCAGTCGTACATCGGGTAAATACACCAGGCGTCACCCGTGCGTGGGTGAGTCGCTTTTAAAATGCGGTACAGCACCGGATCGCGCATATTCAGATTGCCGGAAGCCATGTCTATTTTGGCACGGAGCACCTTTTGTCCGCCGTCGAACTCGCCCTGCTTCATCCGTTCAAACAGGTCGAGGTTTTCCTCAACGGTTCGGTTTCGAAAAGGGCTTTCCTTTCCCGGTTCTTTAAGAGTGCCGCGGGTTTCGCGAATTTCATCAGCCGTCTGATCATCCACGTAGGCATCGCCCTGCTCAATCAACTGCACCGCCCACTGGTAAAGCTGGTCGAAGTAATCGGAGGTATAACACTCCGGCTCTTCC contains:
- a CDS encoding DUF5069 domain-containing protein — translated: MAYPRSPLDTIGGMYHFARMVDKIWLNFSGDLPDDYKERLGKGMDGYLCKFLGVKYSDVAAQVEAGKGDEEILEWCYENGTPRTDFDRLLFNKFLEKLGWRDEDNGITKRLQDYKSDDGLADRNDIETIFDLIEVNEGRKD
- a CDS encoding glutamine--tRNA ligase/YqeY domain fusion protein gives rise to the protein MNESNEKENEGATPANFIHKIIEDDLSRGKNEGRVHTRFPPEPNGFLHIGHAKSICLNFGLAKEFGGKCNLRFDDTNPVKEEQKYIDAIKGDVRWLGFKWEEPECYTSDYFDQLYQWAVQLIEQGDAYVDDQTADEIRETRGTLKEPGKESPFRNRTVEENLDLFERMKQGEFDGGQKVLRAKIDMASGNLNMRDPVLYRILKATHPRTGDAWCIYPMYDWAHGQSDSVENITHSICTLEFEDHRPLYDWCLDKLDVFHPRQYEFARLQLSYTMLSKRVLIQLVNEGTVSGWDDPRMPTISGLKRRGYTPESIRDFCDRIGVAKANSTVEIAQLEHCLREELNKTAHRVMAVLNPLKLVITNYPEGQVDEFDSENNPENEADGHRKVPFSREVYIDGDDFKEDPPKKFFRLSPGKEVRLKHACVVRCDEVIKDEAGNIVELHCSYDPDTFGGGNPKDGRKIKGTLQWVSVQHAVNAEVRLYDHLFTHEAPWDTKACPELKDGLNPESLKVIKNAKVEPVLENSKPGERFQFLRMGYFCVDPDSKPGTLVFNRTVTLKDTWGKMVKKGKAG